The bacterium region GGTGTTGGCTGGAAATGGAATTGGGAGCGCGCGACTCCTTCTATTGAGCGCTGCTAAGTGGTGTCCCCGTGGTTTGGCTAACAACAGCGATCAAGTAGGCAGAAATTTGATGTTTCATCCCACCGCACTTGTAACCGGAATATTCTCAGAGGAGGTCGATGGGTTTAAAGGTCCATTCGCTTGTAGCATTTATAGTCAAGAGTTTTATAAAACCGATACGTCTCGAGGATTTATTCGTGGCTTCCAAGGTCAAACGATCAGAAGCGATGGCCCTCTGGGCTCTGCGTTAGGAACCTACACCTCGCCCGTGAAGTGGGGATCTCAACACCACGAAGATTTCTACAGCCAATTCGGTCACACTGCCAGCATCACTGTTACCAGCGAAGATCTTCCGGAAGCTCATAATCGCGTGACTTTATCGCCAACCCTTAAAGATCAATGTGGAATCCCCGCTCCCAAGATCACATATCAGGTAAGCGAAAATTCGCGCAAGATTTTAGATTTTGGTATCGAGATAAATAAAACGGTTCTCCGGGAGGCAGGTGCAACAGATATTCGAGTCGTCGACTTAGTAACCAGCGCCG contains the following coding sequences:
- a CDS encoding GMC family oxidoreductase, encoding VLAGNGIGSARLLLLSAAKWCPRGLANNSDQVGRNLMFHPTALVTGIFSEEVDGFKGPFACSIYSQEFYKTDTSRGFIRGFQGQTIRSDGPLGSALGTYTSPVKWGSQHHEDFYSQFGHTASITVTSEDLPEAHNRVTLSPTLKDQCGIPAPKITYQVSENSRKILDFGIEINKTVLREAGATDIRVVDLVTSAGFHLLGTTRMGSDPQTSVVDQFGKAHDCENLFIVDGGVFVTVGALNPTSTIQAIALRAADAMLGAPLLKVAEHE